tttagattatatagttataaatattaattggattttaaaaatataaaattttacaggtatttggtATAAGTATTCAAAAGTATAgaatttttgtagtgttttcaaggttttaacccgtgtggtatatgtatataatacatttatctcccggtacacatctaaaagtattttttaaaagaaaacaattccacttaactcctTATATGAGATTAATGCCAACctgtctcaccaaaatcaaaataagttttgcgtaaaaaaaaaacaaaataagtttttttatcaagtttgattatgttaattgttttaccaaattagcatatttttatagtttataattttccttggcaatatatatattttatgataattaataaaattttaatttttttggtaatttctcaaaagataaaaaaataaaccaaattatatggaggattttcaacatatttaacgTGACATTTTATAGaataattattatcattattttagtCAATtcttaaacacaaaacaaaagaaaaaaaataaagtaaaaagaattcaaaaacGTTTTTAAGAAGAATTattgataaaaatcaaaaactaaacaaataccATTCAAGATTATTTTGCAAGAACTATAAtctataccaaaaataaaaactaaaaataaaaactaaaaaccataaaacaaaaaatcaaataaaaactgcaaaatagttgatatgtacaatttttttcaCATTAAAGAGTATATAGACATatggaaataattattataaaaaacgCTTAAATAAATAAGGAAGGGAAAGTGGATTCATAATTGAGTGCTTTGAATAGTTGaggagattctagcatccataaaaatagttttggagatttaatgggttaacaCTTTAATGGGTAgcgttgtttttggaaaaatcggaatgtatagatgttgctaagattttatggcaataaatgtaacaaatgttggttaatttaagaaagtttagtatttgagtttctctgcaatgttatttatggaattgttttaggggttaatgttgtaaaaaaataaataaataagtaaaacttaaagggcataaaccaaaatgtacttcaaaaatgttaatatagatagtAGTGGTACTGTAGCTTCGAGTCATCCTATATGTCGATATTCATTTCATGACGGAGGTGTCAAACCTTTCTCTGGCAAGATGCCAGCTCCCTCTTCCAGTGCTCCATTTGTCCAGCAGAGCATTCCCCACCACCTCCAGAGTTGAGGGCGATAGACGCTTGAAGGGCTTCAATACGGCTGGTCTTCCTAACCATGGTCTGTTGAATGTCTTTCCTGCCAATGACATTGATGGTCTTCCTACGGTTCATGAGCTGTAAAAATGCCTGAAGGTGAGAAGCAAGACAAGCGGATATTGATGTAGCAACAACGCATAATAGATGTTGATGTAGCCAGGGGATATTGATGCTTGAAGGTGATGCATGCatattgttttaactatgcGAACAGAAAGAATAATAtcattaaaaagagaaagatgggTCTGTACCTCTCTTTCATGGTGCATCTGTGCCATGTAACCTGCAGGCATGACAGCAACCTCTTCAGCAACCTCTTTAGCAATCTCTTCAGCAACCTCTTCCGCAACCTCTTTAGCAATCTCTTCAGCAACCTCTTCCCCAACAACTGATTCATgctaaaaaatttcaaaatatagcaGAGATTCGAGTGTGAAGTGACTCAACAACAACCGAACAAAACAAGTACCAAATACTGACACTAATGACAAGCAATtcacagaagaaacaaagagcaattcaaaaaaacacaaaggaTTCATgctcaaaaatttcaaaataaaacagagattcGAGTGTGAAGTGACTCAACAACAACCGAACAAAAAGTTCCAAATACTAACACTAATGACAAGCGATtcacagaagaaacaaagagcaattcaaaataaacaaaggaTTTCAAATACTGATTCATGCTCGACATAGAGATCGCATACCAACCGTTTGATAAAATGACTGAAACAGAATCAGATCATAAACGTCACCAAATCATTTACAGAGTATAAATCGAAATCCAAATCAGAGGTATATGAATCGACacaaagaaaaacttatatCTAAACAGTTTGAGTAGGAATTGAAGTGATAATCGAGTTCAGATACCAGATTATTTACAAAGtataaatcaaaatccaaatcagAGGTTTATGAATCGGCTTAAGGAAAAACTTAGATCTAAAACAGTTCGAGTAGGAATTGAAGTGATAATCGAGGTCAGATCTTACTGGTTTCACTCGCTCGCTTCAGATGAAACGTCGACTTCATCAatttcatcttcatcaaattCTTCTCCATCAACGAGCAGCATCGGGACTTGCTCTTCAACTATGTGATCCAGCaaacagaagaagatgatgagaaaaaacacagaaacaaaaacaaaaacacagtaAAACGGAAGCGAGCTTACGAGTGTCACAACCCGCTCCCAAACCCTTTGGGACTACACTAGTGTTCTTACTAAAAGGTTATTTTAAACacatctatataataaaaatactaagttACTCATATTTCCAGAAAATCCTTactgaattaaaataaaaaccttaatGCAATATCTCAATAGtcttgttaaaaagaaaagaaaagaacgtcataaataaaaagaaatccgaacgtaaaaagaaagatagagaATAACCGGTGAAAATATTAAACCTAACGTTCCCAAAAACACACCACAAAGCGAGACGAACTTGTGCAACTACTCGAGATTCTCACCGTGACCTGAAGAGAAAAGATTGGGGagtgagtaattaattactcagtGAGGTGGTCAACACTGCCCACCGAAACATAACCTTACAAATATACTTTCACACAACTTCCAAACACTAGCATAAAATCAGACAACAAGCATATAGCTTTCACTTACGTGAAAGACTACAACGTTccacaacaaaatatttttcataatatatttaagtattTTACTTTGATTATAGGTTTGGCCATTAACACTTTTTATGGCTCCCAAACCCCCTTTTCTTAGAAGACCACGGCCCATAGCTCGATTCTTCCCCTGCTCGTCAGCGGTTTATGACCTGCAATGAACCCGTCGGTTCATTACAGTCCAACATCCTCAAGTATCTTAtcctttctcattctcattctcttgtatgttcataattatatttataatataatatataagttaattcaTAACATCATATCATGTAGCTAAATGTGcttcacatatatcatgttactaANACTTCCAAACACTAGCATAAAATCAGACAACAAGCATATAGCTTTCACTTACGTGAAAGACTACAACGTTccacaacaaaatatttttcataatatatttaagtattTTACTTTGATTATAGGTTTGGCCATTAACACTTTTTATGGCTCCCAAACCCCCTTTTCTTAGAAGACCACGGCCCATAGCTCGATTCTTCCCCTGCTCGTCAGCAGTTTATGACCCATAATGAACCCGTCGGTTCATTACAGTCCAACATTCTCAGTCCCGtttgtaattattttcttaataatttacTCACCACAAGGACTAGTCATTACAAACAATTATATGTtgcttttgtaataaggaagcttttatgcaatattttaGTAACTCACCCTATATATAATACAAGAAAAGATGTTAAAAAGATACgaagaaaacatataattgtttGTAATGACTAGACTAACACCTTGTACCTATACTATcctgaaactagtgttgagaaaaaacgtaattacggctaatgccattaggaaaaaaaaaaacattggaagttgggactaagtctaccgatcctttgatggtagatttatacacgtggactgattaaaggtgtacgtcagatatttttggtacacttagttgtagtcttggtacacttatcggtcactgtagatggtacacttagttgtagtgttggtacacttatcggtggacGTACATGAAATCGATTcgttagattaagttggtagaggaatttccctttgatgatagactttTGTTTTAAGCGCGTGTAGCGGCAAACGTAACAGGGtgggaagatatttatggtagactaatggcatgttgcgacagatttatgcgacagccttctctccttacagatatttttggtatactttgtttgttttttgaaatagttttcgtaGTGTTTTGGTAGGCttcttgtccgtggtagatGTAGTAAGCAAgattgacagctgtaaagtcttaccagaataacacgaatttgtttgagctgtcaaagacagtctagcgttgcgatagacttNNNNNNNNNNNNNNNNNNNNNNNNNNNNNNNNNNNNNNNNNNNNNNNNNNNNNNNNNNNNNNNNNNNNNNNNNNNNNNNNNNNNNNNNNNNNNNNNNNNNNNNNNNNNNNNNNNNNNNNNNNNNNNNNNNNNNNNNNNNNNNNNNNNNNNNNNNNNNNNNNNNNNNNNNNNNNNNNNNNNNNNNNNNNNNNNNNNNNNNNNNNNNNNNNNNNNNNNNNNNNNNNNNNNNNNNNNNNNNNNNNNNNNNNNNNNNNNNNNNNNNNNNNNNNNNNNNNNNNNNNNNNNNNNNNNNNNNNNNNNNNNNNNNNNNNNNNNNNNNNNNNNNNNNNNNNNNNNNNNNNNNNNNNNNNNNNNNNNNNNNNNNNNNNNNNNNNNNNNNNNNNNNNNNNNNNNNNNNNNNNNNNNNNNNNNNNNNNNNNNNNNNNNNNNNNNNNNNNNNNNNNNNNNNNNNNNNNNNNNNNNNNNNNNNNNNNNNNNNNNNNNNNNNNNNNNNNNNNNNNNNNNNNNNNNNNNNNNNNNNNNNNNNNNNNNNNNNNNNNNNNNNNNNNNNNNNNNNNNNNNNNNNNNNNNNNNNNNNNNNNNNNNNNNNNNNNNNNNNNNNNNNNNNNNNNNNNNNNNNNNNNNNNNNNNNNNNNNNNNNNNNNNNNNNNNNNNNNNNNNNNNNNNNNNNNNNNNNNNNNNNNNNNNNNNNNNNNNNNNNNNNNNNNNNNNNNNNNNNNNNNNNNNNNNNNNNNNNNNNNNNNNNNNNNNNNNNNNNNNNNNNNNNNNNNNNNNNNNNNNNNNNNNNNNNNNNNNNNNNNNNNNNNNNNNNNNNNNNNNNNNNNNNNNNNNNNNNNNNNNNNNNNNNNNNNNNNNNNNNNNNNNNNNNNNNNNNNNNNNNNNNNNNNNNNNNNNNNNNNNNNNNNNNNNNNNNNNNNNNNNNNNNNNNNNNNNNNNNNNNNNNNNNNNNNNNNNNNNNNNNNNNNNNNNNNNNNNNNNNNNNNNNNNNNNNNNNNNNNNNNNNNNNNNNNNNNNNNNNNNNNNNNNNNNNNNNNNNNNNNNNNNNNNNNNNNNNNNNNNNNNNNNNNNNNNNNNNNNNNNNNNNNNNNNNNNNNNNNNNNNNNNNNNNNNNNNNNNNNNNNNNNNNNNNNNNNNNNNNNNNNNNNNNNNNNNNNNNNNNNNNNNNNNNNNNNNNNNNNNNNNNNNNNNNNNNNNNNNNNNNNNNNNNNNNNNNNNNNNNNNNNNNNNNNNNNNNNNNNNNNNNNNNNNNNNNNNNNNNNNNNNNNNNNNNNNNNNNNNNNNNNNNNNNNNNNNNNNNNNNNNNNNNNNNNNNNNNNNNNNNNNNNNNNNNNNNNNNNNNNNNNNNNNNNNNNNNNNNNNNNNNNNNNNNNNNNNNNNNNNNNNNNNNNNNNNNNNNNNNNNNNNNNNNNNNNNNNNNNNNNNNNNNNNNNNNNNNNNNNNNNNNNNNNNNNNNNNNNNNNNNNNNNNNNNNNNNNNNNNNNNNNNNNNNNNNNNNNNNNNNNNNNNNNNNNNNNNNNNNNNNNNNNNNNNNNNNNNNNNNNNNNNNNNNNNNNNNNNNNNNNNNNNNNNNNNNNNNNNNNNNNNNNNNNNNNNNNNNNNNNNNNNNNNNNNNNNNNNNNNNNNNNNNNNNNNNNNNNNNNNNNNNNNNNNNNNNNNNNNNNNNNNNNNNNNNNNNNNNNNNNNNNNNNNNNNNNNNNNNNNNNNNNNNNNNNNNNNNNNNNNNNNNNNNNNNNNNNNNNNNNNNNNNNNNNNNNNNNNNNNNNNNNNNNNNNNNNNNNNNNNNNNNNNNNNNNNNNNNNNNNNNNNNNNNNNNNNNNNNNNNNNNNNNNNNNNNNNNNNNNNNNNNNNNNNNNNNNNNNNNNNNNNNNNNNNNNNNNNNNNNNNNNNNNNNNNNNNNNNNNNNNNNNNNNNNNNNNNNNNNNNNNNNNNNNNNNNNNNNNNNNNNNNNNNNNNNNNNNNNNNNNNNNNNNNNNNNNNNNNNNNNNNNNNNNNNNNNNNNNNNNNNNNNNNNNNNNNNNNNNNNNNNNNNNNNNNNNNNNNNNNNNNNNNNNNNNNNNNNNNNNNNNNNNNNNNNNNNNNNNNNNNNNNNNNNNNNNNNNNNNNNNNNNNNNNNNNNNNNNNNNNNNNNNNNNNNNNNNNNNNNNNNNNNNNNNNNNNNNNNNNNNNNNNNNNNNNNNNNNNNNNNNNNNNNNNNNNNNNNNNNNNNNNNNNNNNNNNNNNNNNNNNNNNNNNNNNNNNNNNNNNNNNNNNNNNNNNNNNNNNNNNNNNNNNNNNNNNNNNNNNNNNNNNNNNNNNNNNNNNNNNNNNNNNNNNNNNNNNNNNNNNNNNNNNNNNNNNNNNNNNNNNNNNNNNNNNNNNNNNNNNNNNNNNNNNNNNNNNNNNNNNNNNNNNNNNNNNNNNNNNNNNNNNNNNNNNNNNNNNNNNNNNNNNNNNNNNNNNNNNNNNNNNNNNNNNNNNNNNNNNNNNNNNNNNNNNNNNNNNNNNNNNNNNNNNNNNNNNNNNNNNNNNNNNNNNNNNNNNNNNNNNNNNNNNNNNNNNNNNNNNNNNNNNNNNNNNNNNNNNNNNNNNNNNNNNNNNNNNNNNNNNNNNNNNNNNNNNNNNNNNNNNNNNNNNNNNNNNNNNNNNNNNNNNNNNNNNNNNNNNNNNNNNNNNNNNNNNNNNNNNNNNNNNNNNNNNNNNNNNNNNNNNNNNNNNNNNNNNNNNNNNNNNNNNNNNNNNNNNNNNNNNNNNNNNNNNNNNNNNNNNNNNNNNNNNNNNNNNNNNNNNNNNNNNNNNNNNNNNNNNNNNNNNNNNNNNNNNNNNNNNNNNNNNNNNNNNNNNNNNNNNNNNNNNNNNNNNNNNNNNNNNNNNNNNNNNNNNNNNNNNNNNNNNNNNNNNNNNNNNNNNNNNNNNNNNNNNNNNNNNNNNNNNNNNNNNNNNNNNNNNNNNNNNNNNNNNNNNNNNNNNNNNNNNNNNNNNNNNNNNNNNNNNNNNNNNNNNNNNNNNNNNNNNNNNNNNNNNNNNNNNNNNNNNNNNNNNNNNNNNNNNNNNNNNNNNNNNNNNNNNNNNNNNNNNNNNNNNNNNNNNNNNNNNNNNNNNNNNNNNNNNNNNNNNNNNNNNNNNNNNNNNNNNNNNNNNNNNNNNNNNNNNNNNNNNNNNNNNNNNNNNNNNNNNNNNNNNNNNNNNNNNNNNNNNNNNNNNNNNNNNNNNNNNNNNNNNNNNNNNNNNNNNNNNNNNNNNNNNNNNNNNNNNNNNNNNNNNNNNNNNNNNNNNNNNNNNNNNNNNNNNNNNNNNNNNNNNNNNNNNNNNNNNNNNNNNNNNNNNNNNNNNNNNNNNNNNNNNNNNNNNNNNNNNNNNNNNNNNNNNNNNNNNNNNNNNNNNNNNNNNNNNNNNNNNNNNNNNNNNNNNNNNNNNNNNNNNNNNNNNNNNNNNNNNNNNNNNNNNNNNNNNTTTGTTAACGTTGTTTCAAACGATTTgtgtaattgaaaattgaagATAAGCGTACCGAATGATATGGGATGGGTAATTCTCCCTCGAGA
The Camelina sativa cultivar DH55 chromosome 15, Cs, whole genome shotgun sequence DNA segment above includes these coding regions:
- the LOC104746789 gene encoding uncharacterized protein LOC104746789, which produces MEKNLMKMKLMKSTFHLKRASETIVGEEVAEEIAKEVAEEVAEEIAKEVAEEVAVMPAGYMAQMHHERELMNRRKTINVIGRKDIQQTMVRKTSRIEALQASIALNSGGGGECSAGQMEHWKRELASCQRKV